The following coding sequences lie in one Mercenaria mercenaria strain notata chromosome 5, MADL_Memer_1, whole genome shotgun sequence genomic window:
- the LOC123556301 gene encoding metalloproteinase inhibitor 2-like: MYKKVLFCVFYISLFYDVVNSCSCLPMTVPEKYCRADFVMKVRVLSNLKNPSGEQGFDAFYRIKIKGVPWKFNFENDVSDMKRVYTASNSALCGVYLQKRKRYLISGRVDKEAGIMRMNSCLSIAERTRLVRSTKRLKNNPPNCAILTAPDKFLPGPS; encoded by the exons ATGTACAAGAAAGTGTTATTTTGCGTCTTTTACATTAGCTTGTTTTACGATGTCGTTAATTCTTGTTCGTGCCTGCCAATGACGGTGCCAGAAAAGTACTGTAGGGCAGATTTTG TGATGAAGGTGAGGGTTCTTAGTAATTTGAAGAACCCAAGCGGGGAGCAAGGTTTTGATGCTTTCTACAGGATAAAGATAAAGGGAGTTCCTTGGAAG TTTAACTTTGAAAATGATGTTTCTGACATGAAGAGGGTGTACACAGCCTCCAACAGTGCTTTGTGTGGTGTATACcttcagaaaagaaaaagatatcTAATTTCAG GACGTGTCGACAAGGAAGCTGGGATAATGAGAATGAACTCATGCTTGTCAATAGCAGAGAGAACAAGACTTGTACGATCAACAAAAAGGTTGAAAAACAATCCACCAAATTGTGCAATATTGACAGCTCCTGATAAG tttctgcCTGGACCTTCTTAA